In a genomic window of Rhodovulum sp. P5:
- a CDS encoding ABC transporter substrate-binding protein gives MTFLDLTRRTLLAAATTTLAFGTLAAPALAQTPPGVLIVGQIAEPKSLDPAAVTAVNDFRILVNVYEGLVRYAPGTLEVAPGLATEWEISEDGTEYTFQLREGVTFHDGTPFDAEAVKFNFDRMLNEDHPYHDTGPFPLAFFFSAIEETQVVDDHTVTFKLNGPYAPFLSNLAYPTGLMVSPAAVEQHGKDFGRHPSGTGPFKFAEWRSNEAVVIEKNPDYWGDPAGTQAVVFRPITDANTRVAEMLAGGIDMMVEVPPTSLSQFQGDRFKVVEQAGPHLWFLILNAKDGPFADKAVRQAANYAINKEAIVGDVLEGTAEVAAGPTPPAFAWAYDAALDPYPYDPEKAKALMAEAGIAEGTELTFYVTEGGSGMLDPIPMGTAIQADLNAVGFDVKIETYEWNTFLGEVNPGLEGKADMAEMAWMTNDPDTLPFLALRTEAWPDKGGFNSGYYSNPKVDELLEAARVATDQDERAKLYKEMQQIVHDDAPWVFVANWKQNAVTSDRVENFSLEPSFLLQLEDVVKN, from the coding sequence ATGACCTTCCTCGACCTGACGCGCCGAACGCTTCTGGCCGCCGCCACGACCACGCTGGCATTCGGCACGCTGGCCGCGCCGGCCCTTGCCCAGACGCCCCCGGGCGTTCTGATCGTCGGCCAGATCGCAGAGCCGAAATCGCTGGACCCGGCCGCGGTCACGGCCGTGAATGATTTCCGGATTCTGGTGAATGTGTACGAGGGGCTGGTGCGCTATGCCCCCGGTACGCTGGAGGTCGCCCCGGGGCTGGCCACCGAATGGGAGATTTCCGAGGACGGCACCGAATACACCTTCCAACTGCGCGAGGGTGTGACCTTCCACGATGGCACGCCCTTCGACGCCGAGGCGGTGAAGTTCAACTTCGACCGGATGCTGAACGAGGATCACCCCTATCACGACACCGGTCCCTTCCCGCTGGCCTTCTTCTTCTCGGCCATCGAGGAAACGCAGGTGGTCGATGACCACACCGTGACGTTCAAGCTGAACGGGCCCTATGCGCCGTTCCTGTCCAACCTCGCCTATCCGACGGGGCTGATGGTCTCGCCCGCCGCCGTTGAACAGCATGGCAAGGATTTCGGTCGCCATCCGTCGGGCACCGGGCCCTTCAAATTCGCCGAATGGCGGTCGAACGAGGCCGTGGTGATCGAGAAGAACCCCGATTACTGGGGCGATCCGGCCGGCACGCAAGCGGTTGTCTTCCGCCCGATCACCGATGCCAATACGCGCGTGGCCGAAATGCTGGCCGGTGGCATCGACATGATGGTGGAGGTTCCGCCGACCTCGCTGTCGCAGTTCCAGGGCGACCGGTTCAAGGTGGTCGAACAGGCCGGGCCGCATCTGTGGTTCCTGATCCTGAACGCCAAGGACGGCCCGTTCGCGGACAAGGCCGTGCGGCAAGCCGCGAACTACGCGATCAACAAGGAAGCCATCGTGGGCGACGTGCTGGAAGGCACAGCGGAGGTTGCGGCCGGCCCCACCCCGCCCGCCTTTGCCTGGGCCTATGACGCCGCGCTGGACCCTTACCCCTATGACCCCGAAAAGGCGAAGGCGCTGATGGCCGAGGCCGGTATCGCCGAGGGCACCGAACTGACCTTCTACGTGACCGAGGGCGGCTCCGGCATGCTCGACCCGATCCCGATGGGTACCGCGATCCAGGCTGACCTGAACGCCGTGGGCTTCGACGTCAAGATCGAGACCTATGAGTGGAACACCTTCCTGGGCGAGGTGAACCCGGGCCTGGAAGGCAAGGCCGACATGGCCGAGATGGCGTGGATGACCAACGACCCCGACACGCTGCCCTTCCTCGCGCTGCGCACCGAGGCCTGGCCGGACAAGGGCGGGTTCAACTCCGGCTATTACTCCAACCCCAAGGTGGATGAGTTGCTTGAGGCCGCCCGCGTCGCGACGGATCAGGACGAACGCGCCAAGCTCTACAAAGAGATGCAGCAGATCGTCCATGACGACGCGCCCTGGGTCTTCGTCGCCAACTGGAAGCAGAACGCGGTGACCTCGGACCGGGTGGAGAATTTCTCGCTCGAACCGTCCTTCCTGTTGCAGCTTGAAGACGTCGTGAAGAACTAA